A region of Methyloversatilis discipulorum DNA encodes the following proteins:
- the mfd gene encoding transcription-repair coupling factor produces the protein MTSSPSLLSRLPRPRAGGRTDWPKLPGGAQALALSELARELGAPLVIVAARPMDAQRLLDELRWFAPALRSFQLPDWETLPYDQFSPHADLVSERLETLYALMRGDLDVLVVPASTALYRLAPREYLAAHTFFVKQGAKLDVEGLRLQLTVAGYSAVTQVVAPGEYSVRGGLVDLYPTGSALPYRIDLFDDEVESIRTFDVDTQRTVFPTQEIRLLPAREFPMDDKARAAFRSRFRETFEGDPSKSVIYKDVSNGVPSAGIEYYIPLFFERTDTLFDYLPANAVVALDYEVNDAIADFWRDTKSRFDLMKGERARPMLPPPDLFLSEEQFHVSLANRPIVRLGRGDEVAAVTPLPDLAVERKSDDPLFRLRALVAAQRVLVVAESAGRRETLTDYFTEYGLTNAACDSFDAALASEARLLIATGPLAEGFALTSPSIALVTESELYPSQARARSKRDGRKVTAENFLRDLTELKVGDPVVHLQHGIGRYIGLMHMDLGEGETEFLHLEYADGDKLYVPVSQLHQISRYSGAPGDQITLHKLGSGQWEKAKKKAAAQVRDTAAELLALYAQRSARKGHTFGFRQHDMDAFAEGFGFEETPDQLNAISAVVGDMTSGRPMDRLVCGDVGFGKTEVALRAAFVAVADGKQVAVLAPTTLLAEQHYQTFSDRFAQVAHEWPARIAEISRFKSAKEQTQALKEAAEGKIDVLIGTHRLLQKDVKFARLGLVIIDEEHRFGVRQKEALKALRAEVDVLTLTATPIPRTLAMSLEGIRDFSVIATAPQKRLAIKTFVSPWSRGLIREAVLREFKRGGQVYFLHNEVDTIEEMKTRLADLLPEARIVVGHGQLPERELERVMREFTQRKHNVLLCTTIIETGIDNPNANTIIINRADRFGLAQLHQLRGRVGRSHHQAYAYLLTDAHAKPTEQGRRRLEAIQMMEELGSGFFLAMHDLEIRGAGEVLGDSQSGEMQEVGFNLYTEMLKSAVKALQKGEEADLTQPLDIVSEINLHTPALLPTKYCPDVHERLTLYKRLANCETDDELGGLREELVDRFGPMPDQTRALLETHRLRIAAKPLGITKIDAHETLILITFCPNPPIEPIRIIQLVQKDRNFKLAGQDRLSWKRSSPDLDSRVGAVRELMKKLSG, from the coding sequence ATGACTTCATCGCCCTCCCTGCTGTCCCGTCTTCCCCGCCCGCGCGCCGGTGGTCGCACCGACTGGCCGAAGCTGCCGGGCGGTGCCCAGGCGCTCGCGCTGTCCGAACTGGCGCGCGAACTGGGCGCCCCGCTGGTGATCGTGGCGGCGCGCCCGATGGACGCCCAGCGCCTGCTCGACGAATTGCGCTGGTTCGCGCCGGCCCTGCGTTCATTCCAGCTGCCGGACTGGGAAACCCTGCCCTACGACCAATTTTCGCCGCACGCCGATCTGGTGTCCGAGCGGCTGGAAACGCTGTACGCACTGATGCGCGGCGATCTGGACGTGCTGGTGGTACCGGCATCAACCGCGCTCTACCGTCTCGCGCCGCGCGAATACCTGGCCGCTCACACCTTCTTCGTCAAGCAGGGTGCGAAGCTGGACGTCGAGGGCCTGCGCCTGCAGCTCACGGTGGCCGGCTACAGCGCGGTCACCCAGGTGGTAGCGCCGGGCGAGTACAGCGTGCGCGGCGGCCTGGTCGACCTCTACCCGACCGGCTCCGCCCTGCCCTACCGCATCGACCTGTTCGACGACGAGGTCGAAAGCATCCGCACCTTCGACGTCGACACCCAGCGCACCGTATTCCCGACGCAGGAAATACGGCTGCTGCCGGCGCGCGAATTCCCGATGGACGACAAGGCGCGTGCCGCCTTCAGGTCGCGCTTCCGCGAAACCTTCGAAGGCGATCCGTCGAAATCGGTCATCTACAAGGACGTGTCCAACGGCGTGCCCAGCGCCGGCATCGAGTACTACATCCCGCTGTTCTTCGAGCGCACCGACACGCTGTTCGATTACCTGCCGGCCAACGCGGTGGTGGCGCTCGACTACGAGGTCAATGACGCCATCGCCGACTTCTGGCGCGACACGAAAAGCCGCTTCGACCTGATGAAGGGCGAGCGCGCGCGACCGATGCTGCCGCCGCCGGATCTGTTCCTGTCGGAAGAACAGTTCCACGTGTCGCTGGCCAATCGCCCCATCGTGCGTCTGGGCCGCGGCGACGAAGTGGCCGCTGTCACGCCGCTGCCCGACCTTGCTGTCGAGCGCAAATCGGACGACCCGCTGTTCCGGCTGCGCGCGCTGGTCGCCGCGCAGCGCGTGCTGGTGGTGGCCGAATCGGCCGGCCGGCGCGAAACGCTGACCGACTACTTCACCGAATACGGCCTGACCAACGCCGCCTGCGACAGCTTCGACGCGGCGCTGGCGAGCGAGGCACGCCTGCTGATCGCCACCGGCCCGCTGGCCGAAGGCTTCGCGCTGACCTCGCCATCGATTGCGCTGGTCACCGAAAGCGAGCTCTACCCGTCGCAGGCCCGCGCGCGCAGCAAGCGCGACGGCCGCAAGGTGACCGCCGAGAACTTCCTGCGCGATCTCACCGAACTGAAGGTGGGCGACCCGGTGGTTCATCTGCAGCACGGCATCGGTCGCTACATCGGCCTGATGCACATGGACCTCGGCGAGGGCGAGACCGAGTTCCTGCATCTGGAGTACGCAGACGGCGACAAGCTCTACGTGCCGGTGTCGCAGCTGCACCAGATCAGCCGCTACAGCGGTGCGCCCGGCGACCAGATCACGCTGCACAAGCTCGGCTCCGGCCAGTGGGAAAAGGCGAAGAAGAAGGCGGCCGCCCAGGTGCGCGACACCGCCGCCGAACTGCTCGCGCTGTACGCGCAGCGCTCGGCGCGCAAGGGCCACACCTTCGGCTTCAGGCAGCACGACATGGACGCCTTTGCCGAAGGTTTCGGTTTCGAGGAAACGCCGGACCAGCTCAACGCGATCAGCGCGGTGGTGGGCGACATGACCTCCGGCCGGCCGATGGACCGACTCGTATGCGGCGACGTCGGCTTCGGCAAGACGGAGGTCGCGCTGCGCGCCGCCTTCGTCGCGGTGGCCGACGGCAAGCAGGTCGCCGTGCTGGCGCCGACCACGCTGCTGGCCGAACAGCATTACCAGACCTTCTCCGACCGCTTCGCCCAGGTGGCGCACGAGTGGCCGGCGCGCATCGCCGAGATTTCGCGCTTCAAGAGCGCGAAGGAACAGACGCAGGCGCTGAAGGAGGCGGCCGAAGGCAAGATCGACGTGCTGATCGGCACCCACCGCCTGCTGCAGAAGGACGTGAAGTTCGCCCGCCTGGGCCTCGTGATCATCGACGAGGAACACCGCTTCGGCGTGCGCCAGAAGGAGGCGCTGAAGGCGCTGCGCGCGGAGGTGGACGTGCTCACGCTGACCGCGACGCCGATTCCGCGCACGCTGGCCATGTCGCTCGAAGGCATCCGCGACTTCTCGGTCATCGCCACCGCGCCGCAGAAGCGGCTGGCGATCAAGACCTTCGTCAGCCCGTGGTCGCGCGGGCTGATCCGCGAAGCAGTGCTGCGCGAATTCAAGCGTGGCGGCCAGGTGTACTTCCTGCACAACGAGGTCGACACCATCGAGGAAATGAAGACGCGGCTGGCCGACCTGCTGCCGGAGGCGCGCATCGTGGTCGGCCACGGCCAGCTGCCGGAGCGCGAACTGGAGCGCGTGATGCGCGAGTTCACGCAGCGGAAGCACAATGTGCTGCTGTGTACCACCATCATCGAAACCGGCATCGACAACCCGAACGCCAACACCATCATCATCAACCGCGCCGACCGCTTCGGTCTGGCCCAGCTGCACCAGCTGCGCGGCCGCGTCGGCCGCAGCCATCACCAGGCTTACGCCTACCTGCTGACCGACGCGCACGCCAAGCCGACCGAACAGGGCCGCCGTCGCCTCGAAGCGATCCAGATGATGGAAGAGCTGGGCTCCGGCTTCTTCCTTGCCATGCACGACCTGGAAATCCGCGGCGCCGGCGAAGTGCTGGGCGACTCGCAATCCGGCGAAATGCAGGAAGTAGGTTTCAACCTCTACACCGAAATGCTGAAGAGCGCGGTGAAGGCGCTGCAGAAGGGCGAGGAAGCCGATCTGACGCAGCCGCTGGACATCGTGTCGGAAATCAACCTGCACACGCCCGCCCTGCTGCCGACCAAGTACTGCCCCGACGTGCATGAGCGGCTCACGCTGTACAAGCGACTGGCCAACTGCGAAACCGACGACGAACTGGGCGGCCTGCGCGAGGAACTGGTGGACCGCTTCGGCCCGATGCCCGACCAGACCCGCGCACTGCTCGAAACGCACCGCCTGCGCATCGCCGCAAAGCCGCTGGGCATCACCAAGATCGACGCGCACGAAACGCTGATCCTGATCACCTTCTGCCCCAACCCGCCGATCGAGCCGATACGCATCATCCAGCTGGTGCAGAAGGACCGGAACTTCAAGCTGGCCGGACAGGACAGACTGTCGTGGAAGCGATCCAGCCCCGACCTCGACAGCCGGGTCGGTGCCGTGCGCGAACTGATGAAGAAGCTGAGCGGCTGA
- a CDS encoding cytochrome b translates to MRYTRTAMSLHWLIALMLFGMFAFGLYMVELPLSPQKLKFYSYHKWAGVTVFLLVLARLAWRITHRPPALPAGIPAWQVTAAKAGHHLLYLLMVIVPLSGWLMSSAKGFQTVWFGVLPLPDLLSKDEALGEALLLTHRLLNWFFMLVVAGHVVAALKHHFIDRDGLLSRMLPGR, encoded by the coding sequence ATGCGCTACACCCGCACCGCGATGTCGCTGCACTGGCTGATCGCGCTGATGCTGTTCGGCATGTTTGCATTCGGCCTCTACATGGTCGAACTGCCGTTGTCGCCGCAGAAGCTGAAGTTCTACTCGTATCACAAGTGGGCCGGCGTCACCGTGTTCCTGCTGGTGCTCGCGCGCCTCGCCTGGCGCATCACGCACCGGCCGCCCGCACTGCCGGCCGGCATACCGGCCTGGCAGGTGACGGCGGCCAAGGCCGGCCATCATCTGCTCTATCTGCTGATGGTGATCGTGCCGCTGTCCGGCTGGCTGATGAGTTCGGCCAAGGGCTTCCAGACCGTCTGGTTCGGCGTGCTGCCGCTGCCCGATCTGCTGTCCAAGGACGAGGCGCTGGGCGAGGCGCTGCTGCTGACGCACCGGCTGCTGAACTGGTTCTTCATGCTGGTGGTGGCGGGCCACGTGGTGGCCGCGCTGAAGCATCACTTCATCGATCGCGACGGGCTGCTGTCGCGCATGCTGCCCGGGCGCTGA
- a CDS encoding potassium transporter Kup — MTQANQEPKALAPLMLAALGVVFGDIGTSPLYAFKEAFAGSHGLPLSEANVLATLSALFWAVTLIISFKYVFIVLRFDNEGEGGALALASLAQRSARTGVRRRVAAVTAAGVFAAAMFYGDAVITPAISVLSAVEGIAVVTPTLEHWIEPITIVILVLLFCVQRTGTAVVGRFFGPITIVWFAVLALLGASSIAQTPEVLRALNPAYAVSFAIDKPGQAFLLLGAVFLALTGGEALYADMGHFGRRPVRLAWNFIVSPALLINYFGQGALVLRASEAVSNPFFMLAPEGWRLPLVGLATMATVIASQATISGAFSITAQATRLGYLPRLRQLHTSDTERGQVYIPAVNWMMLVVVVVLVLEFDTSSELAAAYGIAVSGVMIITTLLMLFITTMSQRRLKTLLLAVLGVFLLVEMLFFASNLTKFMAGGWLPMLLGGALFTMLTTWKRGTALITRERRRINIPMADFIGGPPLDVPRVPGTAIYLTSDTETVPSALFHNLKHFKVLHERVFFLHVMIEDVPRVPDIDRIEVHKLGGEHYTVEARYGFREEPDIPKALAALADLGLELEPMSTTYFVARATVVEGQGDDLQSWRRALFGWMMRQSEGPANYFHLPPNQVVELGTQISL; from the coding sequence ATGACCCAGGCCAATCAAGAGCCGAAAGCCCTTGCGCCGCTGATGCTTGCCGCACTCGGCGTGGTGTTCGGCGACATCGGTACCAGCCCGCTCTACGCCTTCAAGGAAGCCTTCGCCGGATCACACGGACTGCCGCTGTCGGAGGCCAATGTGCTGGCCACGCTGTCGGCGCTGTTCTGGGCGGTCACGCTGATCATTTCGTTCAAGTACGTGTTCATCGTGCTGCGCTTCGACAACGAGGGCGAAGGCGGCGCGCTGGCGCTGGCTTCGCTGGCGCAGCGTTCGGCGCGCACCGGCGTACGTCGCCGCGTTGCAGCGGTCACCGCGGCTGGCGTGTTCGCCGCCGCGATGTTCTATGGTGACGCAGTGATCACGCCGGCCATTTCGGTGCTGTCGGCGGTCGAGGGCATTGCCGTGGTGACGCCCACCCTGGAGCACTGGATCGAACCGATCACCATCGTCATCCTGGTCCTGCTGTTCTGTGTGCAGCGCACCGGTACGGCTGTCGTCGGGCGTTTTTTCGGGCCGATCACCATCGTCTGGTTCGCCGTGCTGGCGCTGCTGGGTGCATCGAGCATCGCGCAGACGCCCGAGGTGTTGCGTGCGCTGAATCCGGCCTACGCCGTCTCGTTCGCGATCGACAAGCCGGGGCAGGCCTTCCTGCTGCTCGGTGCGGTCTTCCTTGCGCTGACCGGCGGCGAGGCGCTGTATGCCGATATGGGTCATTTCGGCCGGCGCCCGGTCCGTCTGGCCTGGAACTTCATCGTGTCGCCGGCGCTGCTGATCAACTACTTCGGTCAGGGCGCACTGGTGCTGCGGGCGTCGGAGGCGGTCAGCAATCCTTTCTTCATGCTGGCGCCCGAGGGCTGGCGGCTGCCGCTGGTTGGTCTGGCGACGATGGCCACCGTGATCGCGTCGCAGGCGACCATCTCCGGCGCCTTCTCGATCACTGCCCAGGCGACCCGCCTCGGTTACCTGCCGCGCCTGCGCCAGCTGCATACCTCGGACACCGAGCGCGGGCAGGTCTACATCCCGGCAGTGAACTGGATGATGCTGGTCGTGGTGGTCGTGCTGGTGCTCGAGTTCGATACGTCGAGCGAGCTGGCGGCGGCCTACGGCATTGCCGTGTCCGGCGTCATGATCATCACGACGCTGCTGATGCTGTTCATCACGACCATGTCGCAGCGTCGCCTGAAGACCCTGCTGCTCGCCGTGCTTGGCGTCTTCCTGCTGGTCGAGATGCTGTTCTTCGCCTCCAACCTGACCAAGTTCATGGCCGGCGGCTGGCTGCCCATGCTGCTCGGCGGTGCGCTGTTCACGATGCTCACGACGTGGAAGCGGGGCACCGCGCTGATCACCCGCGAACGCCGGCGCATCAACATCCCGATGGCCGACTTCATCGGCGGACCGCCGCTGGACGTGCCGCGCGTGCCGGGTACGGCGATCTACCTCACGTCCGATACCGAAACCGTGCCCAGTGCGCTGTTCCACAATCTGAAGCACTTCAAGGTGCTGCACGAGCGCGTGTTCTTCCTGCACGTGATGATCGAGGACGTGCCGCGCGTGCCCGACATCGACCGCATCGAAGTGCACAAGCTCGGTGGCGAGCACTACACGGTGGAGGCGCGCTACGGCTTTCGCGAGGAACCGGACATTCCGAAGGCGCTCGCTGCGCTGGCCGATCTGGGCCTCGAACTGGAGCCGATGAGCACCACCTATTTCGTCGCGCGGGCGACTGTGGTCGAAGGGCAGGGCGACGACCTGCAGTCGTGGCGGCGTGCGCTGTTCGGCTGGATGATGCGGCAGTCGGAAGGGCCGGCGAACTACTTCCACCTGCCACCCAATCAGGTGGTCGAGTTGGGGACGCAGATCAGTCTCTGA
- a CDS encoding ketopantoate reductase family protein — translation MRILILGAGGIGGYFGARLQHAGADITFLVRPARAEHLREHRLRVWSPFGDLQLTPELLTAVDTPFDLVLLSCKAYDLASALDAIAPAVGPKTVVLPLLNGIAHLDLLDARFGRERVAGGVAHLALTLDESGGIRHLNASQRLIIGARHPAQSAAIDTLGAVLTGISPDYSVSADIEQDMWDKLVFIATLAGATCLMRASVGDILDTRAGRALIEGMLEEGAAVAAACGRAPAAPRMSGYRAQLTEAGSTLTASMLRDVLRGARTEADHILGDLCRRADAQSVAVPKLDLACSHLQAYEAARARLSESSG, via the coding sequence ATGCGCATACTGATACTGGGTGCCGGTGGCATCGGCGGCTACTTCGGCGCCCGACTGCAGCACGCCGGTGCCGACATCACCTTCCTCGTTCGCCCGGCGCGCGCCGAACATCTGCGCGAACACCGGCTGCGCGTGTGGAGTCCCTTCGGCGACCTGCAACTGACGCCTGAGCTGCTGACTGCCGTCGACACGCCCTTCGACCTTGTGCTGCTGTCATGCAAGGCCTACGACCTGGCGTCCGCGCTCGATGCCATCGCACCGGCGGTCGGACCAAAGACCGTCGTGCTGCCGCTGCTCAACGGTATCGCCCACCTCGATCTGCTGGACGCCCGCTTCGGCCGCGAGCGCGTGGCCGGCGGCGTCGCTCACCTGGCGCTGACGCTGGACGAAAGCGGCGGCATCCGCCATCTGAACGCCAGCCAGCGCCTCATCATCGGCGCCCGCCACCCGGCGCAGTCGGCGGCCATCGACACACTGGGCGCGGTACTCACCGGCATCTCGCCCGATTACTCGGTGTCGGCCGACATCGAACAGGACATGTGGGACAAGCTGGTGTTCATCGCCACGCTGGCCGGCGCCACCTGCCTGATGCGCGCGTCGGTCGGCGACATCCTCGACACGCGCGCCGGTCGCGCGCTGATCGAAGGCATGCTGGAGGAAGGCGCGGCGGTGGCCGCCGCCTGCGGCCGGGCACCGGCCGCGCCGCGCATGAGCGGCTACCGCGCACAGCTGACCGAAGCCGGCTCGACCCTCACCGCATCGATGCTGCGCGACGTGCTGCGCGGCGCGCGCACCGAAGCCGATCACATTCTCGGCGACCTGTGCCGGCGTGCTGACGCGCAGTCGGTGGCGGTGCCCAAGCTTGATCTGGCCTGCTCGCACCTGCAGGCTTACGAGGCGGCGCGGGCGCGGCTGTCGGAATCGTCCGGCTGA
- a CDS encoding rhodanese-like domain-containing protein, translating to MRSIFLALALCACSSAYAIDPAAVPPDKRTVLDRYLTSAEAHRMLSDNPGGTLFLDVRTQAEVSYVGVPAGMDANVPFMLVDFDHFDTKSRRFTLHKNPEFIRSVEQRLQAKGLDRNADIVLICRSGDRTARAVNALAAAGFTRVWTVIDGFEGDTADSGAERGKRTVNGWKNAGLPWSYALDPAQVWLPAGAR from the coding sequence ATGCGATCAATCTTCCTTGCACTCGCGCTGTGCGCATGCAGCAGCGCCTACGCCATCGATCCCGCCGCCGTGCCGCCGGACAAGCGCACGGTGCTGGACCGCTATCTGACCTCGGCCGAGGCGCACCGCATGCTGAGCGACAACCCCGGCGGCACGCTCTTCCTCGACGTGCGCACCCAGGCCGAGGTGAGCTATGTCGGCGTACCGGCAGGCATGGATGCCAACGTGCCCTTCATGCTGGTCGACTTCGACCACTTCGACACCAAGTCGCGCCGCTTCACGCTGCACAAGAACCCTGAATTCATCCGCTCGGTCGAGCAGCGCCTGCAAGCGAAGGGACTGGACCGCAACGCCGACATCGTGCTTATCTGCCGCTCCGGCGACCGCACGGCGCGCGCAGTCAATGCGCTGGCCGCGGCCGGTTTCACCCGCGTATGGACGGTGATCGACGGTTTCGAGGGCGACACCGCGGACAGCGGTGCCGAGCGCGGCAAGCGCACCGTCAATGGCTGGAAGAATGCGGGCCTGCCGTGGAGCTACGCGCTCGACCCGGCACAGGTCTGGCTGCCGGCCGGCGCGCGCTGA
- a CDS encoding nucleotide pyrophosphohydrolase, which produces MPSHTDTTDLSALRDLIRQFVDERDWAQFHTPKNLAMAMSIEAAEVMEHFQWLPTGRELADDKRTAVGHELADVLVYLVRLADVLDIDLPAAVTDKMALNRQKYPADRVRGDARKYDEYPDRE; this is translated from the coding sequence ATGCCGTCGCACACCGACACCACCGACCTGTCCGCCTTGCGCGACCTGATCCGCCAGTTCGTCGATGAACGCGATTGGGCGCAGTTCCATACGCCGAAGAATCTGGCGATGGCGATGAGCATCGAAGCCGCGGAGGTGATGGAGCACTTCCAGTGGCTGCCCACCGGCCGCGAACTGGCCGACGACAAGCGCACCGCGGTCGGCCACGAACTGGCCGACGTGCTGGTCTATCTGGTGCGTCTGGCCGACGTGCTGGACATCGACCTGCCGGCCGCGGTGACCGACAAGATGGCGCTCAACCGTCAGAAGTACCCGGCCGACCGGGTGCGCGGCGACGCGCGCAAGTACGACGAGTACCCCGATCGCGAATGA
- a CDS encoding diacylglycerol/lipid kinase family protein, giving the protein MPQSSPSADAPLFIVLNAGSGSSDAERTRETIESVLSGVGRAHRILYVEDARRLHTVAWQAVQEARIQKGIVVAAGGDGTINAVAQVVVGSGVAFGVLPQGTFNYFSREYGIPADTAEATRLLLSGRIRRVQVGWVNERIFLVNASLGLYPALLENREEWKQQFGRSRIVALWAGLATLLRGHRRMTLEMEHAGRLRTLHTSTLFVGNNRLQLERIGVDEATALDEGRLAALALRPTGRLAMLWLLARGAFGRLGDADEVQSFSFETLRLSVLRRGRRRGRIKVATDGEVGWMRTPIEFRVIPDALSLIVPADGADG; this is encoded by the coding sequence ATGCCCCAGTCCTCTCCTTCCGCCGACGCACCGCTGTTCATCGTGCTCAATGCCGGTTCAGGCAGCAGCGACGCCGAGCGCACGCGCGAAACGATCGAATCGGTGCTGTCCGGAGTCGGTCGCGCGCACCGCATCCTCTACGTCGAGGACGCGCGCCGGCTGCATACGGTCGCCTGGCAGGCGGTGCAGGAGGCGCGTATCCAGAAGGGCATCGTGGTCGCCGCGGGCGGCGACGGCACGATCAACGCGGTGGCGCAGGTGGTGGTCGGCAGCGGCGTCGCGTTCGGCGTGCTGCCGCAGGGCACCTTCAACTACTTCTCGCGCGAGTACGGCATTCCGGCGGATACCGCGGAGGCGACGCGCCTGCTGCTGAGCGGTCGCATACGGCGCGTGCAGGTCGGCTGGGTGAACGAGCGTATCTTCCTGGTCAACGCCAGCCTCGGCCTCTATCCGGCGCTGCTCGAGAACCGCGAGGAATGGAAGCAGCAGTTCGGCCGCAGCCGCATCGTCGCGCTGTGGGCGGGCCTGGCCACGCTGCTGCGCGGACATCGCCGGATGACGCTGGAAATGGAACACGCCGGCCGGCTGCGCACGCTGCACACGTCGACGCTGTTCGTCGGCAACAACCGGCTGCAGCTCGAACGGATAGGCGTCGACGAAGCGACGGCGCTGGACGAAGGCCGGCTGGCCGCGCTGGCGCTGCGCCCGACCGGCCGGCTGGCCATGCTGTGGCTGCTCGCACGCGGCGCCTTCGGCCGGCTGGGCGACGCCGACGAGGTGCAGAGCTTCAGCTTCGAAACACTGCGTCTGAGCGTGCTGCGGCGCGGCCGCCGCCGTGGCCGCATCAAGGTCGCCACCGACGGCGAGGTCGGCTGGATGCGCACACCAATCGAGTTCCGCGTCATTCCCGACGCGCTGTCGCTGATCGTCCCGGCCGACGGGGCGGACGGATGA